The following coding sequences lie in one Streptomyces xiamenensis genomic window:
- a CDS encoding ABC transporter ATP-binding protein → MLLEVQDLQVEFATRDGVVKAVNGVTYAVDAGQTLAVLGESGSGKSVTAQAIMGILDSPPGRIAGGSIRFQGQDLLTMGRDDRRRIRGEKMAMIFQDALSSLNPVLPVGYQLGEMFQVHRGASRKEARAKAIELMDRVRIPAAKERVGDYPHQFSGGMRQRIMIAMALALEPDLIIADEPTTALDVTVQAQVMDLLAELQQEYRMGLILITHDLGVVADTADVIAVMYAGKIVEHAPVDALYRRPAHPYTKGLLDSIPRLDRKGQDLYAISGLPPNLAKIPAGCSFHPRCPIARDRCAVDVPPLYEVSADRSSACHYWKETIGD, encoded by the coding sequence ATGCTGCTGGAAGTCCAGGACCTCCAGGTCGAATTCGCCACCCGCGACGGCGTGGTGAAGGCCGTCAACGGCGTCACCTACGCGGTGGACGCCGGCCAGACCCTGGCCGTGCTCGGCGAGTCGGGCTCCGGCAAGTCGGTGACCGCCCAGGCCATCATGGGCATCCTCGACTCACCGCCCGGCCGCATCGCCGGCGGCTCCATCCGCTTCCAGGGCCAGGACCTGCTGACCATGGGCCGCGATGACCGGCGCAGGATCCGCGGCGAGAAGATGGCGATGATCTTCCAGGACGCGCTGTCCTCCCTCAACCCCGTGCTCCCGGTGGGCTACCAGCTGGGCGAGATGTTCCAGGTGCACCGGGGCGCCTCGCGCAAGGAGGCCAGGGCCAAGGCCATCGAGCTGATGGACCGGGTCCGCATCCCGGCGGCGAAGGAACGGGTGGGCGACTACCCGCACCAGTTCTCCGGCGGCATGCGGCAGCGCATCATGATCGCGATGGCGCTCGCCCTGGAACCCGACCTGATCATCGCGGACGAGCCGACCACCGCCCTGGACGTCACCGTGCAGGCACAGGTGATGGACCTGCTCGCCGAACTCCAGCAGGAGTACCGGATGGGGCTCATCCTCATCACCCACGACCTGGGCGTCGTCGCGGACACCGCCGACGTCATCGCCGTCATGTACGCGGGCAAGATCGTGGAACACGCCCCGGTGGACGCCCTGTACCGGCGGCCGGCCCACCCGTACACCAAGGGCCTGCTCGACTCGATCCCCCGCCTGGACCGCAAGGGCCAGGACCTGTACGCGATCTCGGGGCTGCCCCCCAACCTGGCGAAGATCCCCGCCGGCTGCTCCTTCCATCCCCGCTGCCCGATCGCCCGCGACCGGTGCGCGGTGGATGTGCCCCCGCTGTACGAGGTCTCCGCCGACCGCTCCAGCGCCTGCCACTACTGGAAGGAGACGATCGGTGACTGA
- a CDS encoding ABC transporter ATP-binding protein, translated as MCPRCTRSPPTAPAPATTGRRRSVTEPLLEVEGLVKHFPLTQGILFQRQIGAVQAVDGVSFTLAPGETLGIVGESGCGKSTVAKLVMSLEQPTAGHIRYKGEDITQLSGRALKAVRRNIQMVFQDPYTSLNPRMTVGDIIGEPYEIHPEVAPKGDRRRKVQDLLDVVGLNPEYINRYPHQFSGGQRQRIGIARGLALNPEIIVADEPVSALDVSVQAQVVNLLDRLQNEFGLSYIVIAHDLSIVRHISDRIGVMYLGKIVETGTETEIYDHPTHPYTQALLSAVPVPDPAQSGLRERIILSGDVPSPANPPSGCRFRTRCWKAQELCTQVEPPLTVPEVFTDPTTGAHHPSACHFAEEKRTVAGA; from the coding sequence ATGTGCCCCCGCTGTACGAGGTCTCCGCCGACCGCTCCAGCGCCTGCCACTACTGGAAGGAGACGATCGGTGACTGAGCCGCTGCTGGAAGTGGAGGGTCTGGTCAAACACTTCCCGCTGACCCAGGGCATCCTGTTCCAGCGCCAGATCGGCGCGGTCCAGGCGGTGGACGGCGTCTCGTTCACGCTGGCGCCGGGGGAGACCCTGGGCATCGTGGGGGAGTCGGGCTGCGGCAAGTCCACCGTGGCCAAGCTGGTGATGAGCCTGGAACAGCCCACCGCGGGCCACATCCGCTACAAGGGCGAGGACATCACCCAGCTGTCCGGGCGGGCCCTGAAGGCGGTGCGGCGGAACATCCAGATGGTGTTCCAGGACCCGTACACCTCGCTCAACCCCCGCATGACGGTCGGCGACATCATCGGCGAGCCCTACGAGATCCACCCCGAGGTGGCCCCCAAGGGCGACCGGCGCCGCAAGGTCCAGGACCTGCTGGACGTGGTCGGCCTGAACCCGGAGTACATCAACCGCTACCCCCACCAGTTCTCCGGCGGCCAGCGGCAGCGCATCGGCATCGCGCGCGGTCTGGCGCTCAACCCCGAGATCATCGTGGCGGACGAACCCGTCTCCGCCCTGGACGTCTCCGTCCAGGCCCAGGTGGTGAACCTGCTGGACCGGCTGCAGAACGAGTTCGGCCTGTCCTACATCGTCATCGCCCACGATCTGTCGATCGTGCGGCACATCTCCGACCGGATCGGCGTGATGTACCTCGGGAAGATCGTGGAGACCGGCACCGAGACCGAGATCTACGACCACCCCACGCACCCGTACACCCAGGCGCTGCTGTCCGCCGTTCCGGTGCCCGACCCGGCGCAGAGCGGGCTGCGCGAGCGCATCATCCTCTCCGGTGACGTCCCCTCCCCGGCCAACCCGCCCTCGGGCTGCCGCTTCCGCACCCGCTGCTGGAAGGCCCAGGAGCTGTGCACCCAGGTGGAGCCGCCGCTGACGGTCCCCGAGGTCTTCACCGACCCCACGACCGGGGCCCACCACCCTTCGGCCTGCCACTTCGCGGAGGAGAAACGCACGGTGGCGGGGGCGTAG
- a CDS encoding alpha/beta fold hydrolase: MNAPAPSSHQNAPTRSVPLHGVDFVYRELGPEGGVPLILLNHLAAVLDNWDPRVIDGLAARRRVITFDNRGVGASGGATPDTVEAMAHDAVRFIRALGFDRVDLLGLSMGGFITQVIAAEEPDLVRRIILAGTGPAGGPGIDKVTPLTIRATLKGLVTRNDPKRFLFFTDTENGRRAADAFLERLKERTDRRDKAITLSSFRAQLKAIHRWGGQMPADLSRIRQPALVANGESDRMVPSENTLDLADRLPHAELIPLYPDAGHGGIFQYHDAFVARALEFLDA, from the coding sequence ATGAACGCACCTGCCCCGTCCTCCCACCAGAACGCGCCCACCCGCTCCGTTCCCCTGCACGGCGTCGACTTCGTCTACCGGGAGCTGGGACCCGAGGGCGGCGTACCACTGATCCTCCTCAACCACCTGGCGGCGGTCCTGGACAACTGGGACCCGCGGGTCATCGACGGACTCGCCGCCCGGCGCCGGGTGATCACCTTCGACAACCGCGGCGTCGGCGCGTCGGGCGGCGCCACGCCCGACACCGTCGAGGCCATGGCCCACGACGCGGTGCGCTTCATCCGGGCCCTGGGATTCGACCGGGTCGATCTGCTCGGCCTGTCGATGGGCGGCTTCATCACCCAGGTCATCGCGGCGGAGGAGCCGGACCTCGTGCGCAGGATCATCCTGGCGGGCACCGGCCCGGCCGGTGGCCCCGGCATCGACAAGGTGACGCCGCTCACCATCCGGGCCACGCTGAAGGGCCTGGTGACCCGCAACGATCCCAAGCGGTTCCTCTTCTTCACCGATACCGAGAACGGCCGGCGCGCGGCGGATGCCTTCCTTGAACGGCTGAAGGAGCGCACGGACCGCCGCGACAAGGCCATCACCCTGTCCTCGTTCCGCGCCCAGCTGAAGGCCATCCACCGATGGGGCGGCCAGATGCCCGCCGACCTGTCGCGGATCCGGCAACCCGCACTGGTGGCGAACGGGGAGAGCGACCGGATGGTGCCCAGCGAGAACACCCTCGACCTGGCCGACCGGCTGCCCCACGCCGAACTCATCCCCCTCTACCCCGACGCCGGGCACGGGGGGATCTTCCAGTACCACGACGCGTTCGTCGCGCGGGCGCTGGAATTCCTCGACGCGTAG
- a CDS encoding NADP-dependent oxidoreductase, giving the protein MRAFTVQRYGDKAGARPTEMPEPQVGADDILVRIHAAGVNPLDLKIRDGEFKAILPYRFPLILGNDLAGVVDRVGSAVTRFAPGDEVYARPDKSRIGTFAELIAVHQDDLAPKPATLTMTEAASLPLVALTAWQALVERAHVQPGQQVLIHAGAGGLGSIAIQLAKHLGAHVATTASTAKADLVKGFGADVVVDYRQQDFETVLSGYDVVLDSLGGENLTKSLRVLKPGGTAISVAGPPDPAFARELGANPLLRLATTVLSLPVRRRAKRRGVRYSFLFMKASGAQLRELTPLIDTGKIRPVIDRVFPFEETRQALEYVERGRPKAGKVVVEMT; this is encoded by the coding sequence ATGAGGGCCTTCACGGTTCAGCGGTACGGCGACAAGGCCGGGGCGCGCCCCACTGAGATGCCCGAGCCGCAGGTGGGCGCCGACGACATCCTGGTGCGGATCCACGCGGCGGGCGTCAACCCGCTGGATCTCAAGATCCGTGACGGAGAGTTCAAGGCGATCCTGCCGTACCGTTTCCCGCTCATCCTGGGCAATGACCTCGCCGGGGTGGTGGACCGGGTGGGATCGGCCGTCACCCGGTTCGCTCCGGGCGACGAGGTGTACGCGCGCCCCGACAAGAGCCGCATCGGTACGTTCGCCGAACTCATCGCCGTCCACCAGGACGACCTGGCGCCCAAACCGGCCACCCTCACCATGACCGAGGCCGCGTCCCTTCCCCTGGTCGCCCTCACCGCGTGGCAGGCCCTGGTCGAACGGGCGCACGTCCAGCCCGGCCAGCAGGTCCTCATCCACGCCGGCGCCGGCGGCCTCGGCAGCATCGCCATCCAGCTGGCCAAGCACCTGGGCGCGCACGTGGCCACCACCGCGAGCACGGCCAAGGCCGACCTGGTGAAGGGGTTCGGCGCGGATGTCGTCGTCGACTACAGGCAACAGGACTTCGAGACGGTCCTCTCCGGCTACGATGTCGTCCTGGACAGCCTCGGCGGCGAGAATCTCACCAAGTCCCTGCGGGTGCTCAAGCCCGGCGGAACAGCCATCAGCGTCGCCGGTCCCCCCGACCCGGCCTTCGCCCGCGAGCTGGGCGCGAACCCCCTCCTCCGGCTGGCGACGACCGTGCTCAGCCTCCCGGTGAGGCGCCGCGCAAAGCGTCGCGGTGTGCGGTACTCCTTCCTGTTTATGAAAGCCAGCGGCGCCCAGCTGCGCGAACTCACTCCGCTCATCGACACCGGGAAGATCCGGCCCGTCATCGACCGGGTCTTCCCGTTCGAGGAGACCCGGCAGGCCCTGGAGTACGTCGAGCGGGGCCGCCCGAAGGCCGGCAAGGTCGTCGTCGAGATGACGTGA
- a CDS encoding SDR family oxidoreductase, with protein sequence MELKDAVAVVTGANRGLGRQLATQLVARGAKVYAAARRPETVDLPCVTALRLDVTDEESIRAAARAASDATLLVNNAGISTGTPLIAGGPEAVRLEMETNFFGPLAVTRAFAPVIEGNGGGAVLNVLSVLSWLHPAGLGAYAAAKAAAWALTDAAREELAPRGIGVSALHVGYMDTDMATSVPADQKSDPAEVATQALDGVESGRPEILADEITRQVRRSLATAPPVA encoded by the coding sequence ATGGAACTGAAGGACGCGGTCGCGGTGGTCACCGGCGCCAACCGGGGGCTCGGGCGACAGCTGGCCACCCAGCTCGTGGCGCGCGGAGCGAAGGTGTACGCGGCGGCCCGCCGCCCCGAGACGGTGGACCTGCCGTGCGTCACCGCGCTGCGGCTGGACGTGACGGACGAGGAGTCGATCCGGGCCGCGGCGCGCGCCGCGTCCGACGCGACACTGCTGGTGAACAACGCCGGCATCTCGACCGGCACCCCGCTGATCGCGGGCGGCCCGGAAGCGGTGCGCCTGGAGATGGAGACGAACTTCTTCGGCCCCCTCGCCGTGACCCGCGCCTTCGCCCCCGTCATCGAGGGCAACGGCGGCGGCGCCGTTCTCAACGTCCTGTCCGTGCTGTCCTGGCTGCATCCGGCCGGCCTCGGGGCCTACGCCGCGGCCAAGGCCGCCGCCTGGGCACTGACCGACGCGGCCCGGGAGGAACTGGCGCCGCGCGGCATCGGAGTCTCGGCGCTGCACGTCGGATACATGGACACCGACATGGCCACGAGTGTCCCCGCCGATCAGAAGAGCGACCCCGCCGAGGTCGCCACACAGGCCCTGGACGGCGTCGAGTCGGGCCGGCCGGAGATCCTCGCCGACGAGATCACCCGCCAGGTCCGGCGGAGCCTGGCCACCGCGCCGCCAGTGGCCTGA